A region of Cucumis melo cultivar AY chromosome 2, USDA_Cmelo_AY_1.0, whole genome shotgun sequence DNA encodes the following proteins:
- the LOC103492511 gene encoding uncharacterized protein LOC103492511, protein MGRGRGKGRKLTVTNHDDAGSGEEEKIPAQKRRGRPQKPLKDEIDEEEAEKIEDEDSENLKGSDIVSKEMKNPPAAENGKRRRRNSQVKEKLDPVKDENGDGTRSSTDESTRSNGFRHNGSRRKSKPRRAAEAGVSCK, encoded by the coding sequence ATGggtagaggtagaggaaagGGGAGGAAGTTAACCGTCACAAATCATGACGATGCTGGAAGTGGTGAGGAAGAGAAGATTCCTGCGCAAAAGCGAAGGGGAAGGCCACAGAAGCCATTGAAGGATGAGATAGATGAGGAAGAAGCTGAAAAGATCGAAGATGAAGATAGCGAGAATCTGAAAGGCAGTGATATTGTGAGCAAGGAGATGAAAAACCCACCTGCAGCAGAAAATgggaaaagaaggagaagaaactCACAAGTGAAAGAAAAGCTCGATCCAGTGAAAGACGAAAATGGGGATGGAACAAGATCAAGCACTGATGAGTCAACGAGATCAAATGGATTTCGTCACAATGGAAGCAGGAGAAAAAGCAAGCCCCGTCGAGCTGCTGAAGCAGGCGTTAGCTGCAAGTGA